CCGAAAAATATGCGTGAATTGCGTAGTTTCGAAATCCGATAATGTCACCCCATTCAATGTCAGGATGACGAGTCTTAAGCTCCGAGGATATCCTGGACGCAGCCTCACCGATCAAGGTCAGTTTTTGCATCACGGCGCTCCGTTGCATCTCGTTGGCCATGAAATCCTGATAAGTCGCATGCCCAAGGAATGACCGGATCGAAATAGCCGCTTCGACAATATCCGCAAGATAAAGCTTGTCAGGCCGCATAGAGAGTTGTGGCGGATTCTATCACTTCTTCACGGATCACAGGATTAAGCCCTTTTTTTGAAACCAGATCAACCTTACGGCCAAATACTTCCGCCAGTTCGCGTTGCATCCGTGTAAATTTCATGATGCCGGTTTTGGCGCCGGGCTCGAACTCTACGAGAATATCAATATCGCTTCTGTCATTTAAATCGCCACGCGCGGCGGAGCCGAAGAGGGACAATTCCCGCACACTATATTTCCTGCAAAATTCAGCAAGAAATTCTTTTGACGGCTCTAGCTTATTTGGTTCCATGATTACCGCTTATTATATATCGGTTTGTTGATGGGTAAAAATTTTGGAAGGATTTTGGTAAAACGTTACCACCTTTATTCTCTGTCTCGTTTAATCTGATAAACTTCCCTTGAACAAATCAACTGGTGTGACCGCGATGCTCGAATTCCGTTTAAAAGTTTTCCACGTGGTGGCGCGGAGGCTTTCGTTCTCCAAGGCCGCCAGGGACCTGGGGTTAACCCAGCCCGCCGTGACCCATCAGGTGAAACAGCTGGAAGACCAATACGGCGTGTCACTCTTCGACCGGTTCACAAACCGGATAGAGCTTACCCCCGCCGGGGCAATGCTGGTGGAGCGGCTGGAAAAACTTATGGACGCCGCCGAACAGGTGGAAGAGGAAATCCGGGCGTTTCAGGACCAGCGGGTTGGGGTTCTCAAAATCGGCGCGTCTTCCACCATCGGCGCGTATCTTCTGCCCCCGGCGCTGGCGGCCATGAAAAAACGCAATCCCGGGGTGGACCTCAAAGTATCCGTCGGCAATTCCGACGAGATAGTGGCATGGCTTTCCGACCATATATTAGACATCGGCATAGTGGAAGGCCCCGTTAACGCCGGAAAACTTATCCGCGCCCCATACGCCGACGACGAGCTGGTGGTGGCCGTAAGCCCCAATCACCCGGCGGCGAAGAAAGGGAAGATATCCGTGGCCGCCCTGGCGCGGGAGCCGTTCATCATCAGGGAAGAGGGTTCCGGCACCAGAAGTTTTATAGACGGGCTGGTGAAGAACGACGTTATAAACATCCCCAACGAAAACATTGTGCTGGAGCTGGGCTCCACCACCGCCATAAAAAACGCCGTGCGGGAAGGGATGGGTGTTTCTATCGTTTCATTAAAGGCGCTGGAGAACGAGGTGGCTTTGGGAGTTCTGGCGGCGCTGAGGGTGGAAGGGCGGCCCATGGTGCGCAAGCTGCAGTTCCTTGTGCGCGAGGGGCGCACCCGCTCGAGTCTAATCAGCGAGTTCATGGACATTTGTCGGGAAAAAACCGCTTAACCTTCCCGTCCGCCCGGAAATTTTTTCAGCCCCTACCCA
This DNA window, taken from Nitrospinota bacterium, encodes the following:
- a CDS encoding DUF86 domain-containing protein translates to MRPDKLYLADIVEAAISIRSFLGHATYQDFMANEMQRSAVMQKLTLIGEAASRISSELKTRHPDIEWGDIIGFRNYAIHAYFSVDWEIVWNAAKDETPALQERIQKILSQDFPG
- a CDS encoding nucleotidyltransferase family protein, with protein sequence MEPNKLEPSKEFLAEFCRKYSVRELSLFGSAARGDLNDRSDIDILVEFEPGAKTGIMKFTRMQRELAEVFGRKVDLVSKKGLNPVIREEVIESATTLYAA
- a CDS encoding LysR family transcriptional regulator — encoded protein: MLEFRLKVFHVVARRLSFSKAARDLGLTQPAVTHQVKQLEDQYGVSLFDRFTNRIELTPAGAMLVERLEKLMDAAEQVEEEIRAFQDQRVGVLKIGASSTIGAYLLPPALAAMKKRNPGVDLKVSVGNSDEIVAWLSDHILDIGIVEGPVNAGKLIRAPYADDELVVAVSPNHPAAKKGKISVAALAREPFIIREEGSGTRSFIDGLVKNDVINIPNENIVLELGSTTAIKNAVREGMGVSIVSLKALENEVALGVLAALRVEGRPMVRKLQFLVREGRTRSSLISEFMDICREKTA